CAACAAGCTGAGCGACGAGAGCGAAGGCGGCGCGGACGTCAACATCGGCGTCGTCGGCTTCCAGTGGAACTGGACGTTCAACTACGTCGACGAGGGTGTCTCGGTCACCGGCTTCCAGACGGCGCCGGCGGTGCTGTACCTGCCGACCGACCGCACCATCCGCTTCCGGGAGACCTCGCCCGACGTCATCCACTCGTTCTGGGTGCCGCAGTTCCTGTTCAAGCGGGACGTCGTCCCGGGCCGGGAGAACACCTTCGAACTCACCCTGACCAAGGAAGGCGAGTACATCGGCCGGTGCGCCGAGTTCTGCGGCGAGAAGCACTCCGCCATGAACTTCTACGTCCGGGTCGTCTCGCCCCAGGCCTATGACGCCTACATCGCCGAATTGCAGGCCGATCCCGCCAACCGGATCGGCTCAGGCATCAACACCGGTGCTGTACGCGGCGCAGCATCCTCCGGGAGCGACTCATGACCCTGATCGCCGATGCGGCCACCCCGGTCCAGACCAGGCGGCCGCGTAACCGGCCGGGCGCCAAGATCGCCAAGGTCCTGACGACGACGGACCACAAGACGATCGGCCTGCTCTACCTCACGACGTCGTTCGGGTTCTTCCTGGTGGCCGGCGGGATGGCCGAGCTGATCCGGGCGGAGCTGACCCAGCCGGGCCTGGATTTCCTGAGCGCCGAGCAGTACAACCAACTCTTCACCATGCACGGCACGATCATGATGTTCCTGTTCGCGCCACCGGCCGCCTACGGCTTCGCGAACTTCATCATGCCGCTGCAGATCGGCGCGCCGGACATGAGCTTCCCGCGGCTGAACGCCTTCTCGTACTGGCTGTACCTGTTCGGCGGTCTCACCGTCCTGTCGGGCTTCCTCACCCCCGAGGGCGCCGCGTCGTTCGGCTGGTTCGCCTACGCGCCGCTGAACAACGAGATCCACAGCCCGAGCCTCGGCGCCGACCTGTGGATCATCGGGCTGCTCGTCGCAGGTCTGGGC
This genomic stretch from Mycobacteriales bacterium harbors:
- the coxB gene encoding cytochrome c oxidase subunit II yields the protein MLLPASVLIAGCNVREAYEQAFALGFPEPISVQGQRIYDLWLGSAAAAAAVGVFVWALMLWAGFRYRRKSDELPRQVRYNLPIEVLYTVVPFVVIAVLFYYTTISQNFVNKLSDESEGGADVNIGVVGFQWNWTFNYVDEGVSVTGFQTAPAVLYLPTDRTIRFRETSPDVIHSFWVPQFLFKRDVVPGRENTFELTLTKEGEYIGRCAEFCGEKHSAMNFYVRVVSPQAYDAYIAELQADPANRIGSGINTGAVRGAASSGSDS